The Sceloporus undulatus isolate JIND9_A2432 ecotype Alabama unplaced genomic scaffold, SceUnd_v1.1 scaffold_14, whole genome shotgun sequence sequence GGAACAGCTgttgctaagcctcggaggaggcgtgtggtcatgGTGGGacactccttgctgaggggtacagaatcagtgatttgtaggcctgataagatgtcttgagaggtgtgttgtctccctggggcaaagatccatgatgtgacagagaggctgacaagactggacaagcctactgaccatttccccttccttttaatccatgtgggaaccaatgacactgcaagacacagccttcagaatatcagaagggattacgaggctctgggtaggaagccaaaagaaatggatgcacagatAGTCATTTCGTCTCttccagttgaagggcatggtccaggaagggagaggaaaaaaagcagAGGTAAATAACTGCCTCAAAAGGCCACATGGGGGCTGCGACATGCGGTtgatgtggccccaatccagctaggaaaggggcagcatcccgccaccccttaggggctgtatgtacagctcctaagaatctctaggccttccagcacaagtctgtggtcaacacctaccagaagttgatcacagaatcatgctggaggtaGCAGTGCCCTGCAccagggtgtcatctggtgtgagggggggggcttggggcaGGAGCCAAAAGGACCCATTTCCAATTCCCTGTCCCATGTGGCTTTACTATAAAATAAAGCTGTGCGGGGCAAAGACGGGGTGTGTGTGccagccctctccctccctgctgcaaGCCATGGTGGGTgctcactgggtgtcaccccttcttCAATGGGATCACCcccttcagtggtgtcaccctgtgcagtccgcacccccacACCCCACAAGTGACACTActggctggaggacctacaaaagcctagagaagtgtttcttcTAGCAATCTCtcggtcctgcagtgcaactctttggtcaccttctggtagagttgtgctggaggagctagagattcctagaaaaacatatcaatcaaatccacaaataatcagatctgcaaaagtcaaagctgcaaatgtgaagagcTGGCTGTAATCCTCCTTATCTGCAGGGAATACGTTTCAAGATCCCCAGTGAATGCATAATTGAAACCATGGAGAGCAAAACCACCGGGAGGGGTGGGGGAGGTACTTGATATTTTTGGACCATGGCTGACCATGGGTAACTGAAACTGTGGAATGCAAAATCACATATAAGGGTGGATTACTGTATTACAATTCTGATTTGACAGCACAGTAATATCTGTCCTTTCTGCTTCCACACAGCCATTTCCCAACCAAGATTTTAGTGAGTGATATATCTAAGTTCTTCTGTGCCTCTGATCCCAGAAGCATCATGAGAGAGAAATGGGCACCCTGTTTCATGTGGTTGGGGTCATGGCAATATAGGAACAAAGTAAATAAGAACATAAGAGTGAAATATTTCCAAACCTATATTTCTAAACCAGTTTTTCTCTTGGAAAACTTCTGTTTTGTTATGGATACACTTATATAAATAACAATGTCTATGAAGCAACTTTCAATTGTTGTGCAGCATTACTCTTTTTCTCAAACATGGATATCAGTAGTTAAAAGCTTTGACTGTGCAGTTTCGTTCAGAGAGCCATTCAAAATCACATGGCAACATTTTGTACACTTCAAGTGTAGAAGCCTAAAATAATGTTACCTATAATCTTTACAGTTGTAGGAACCATTATAATACCACCGGTGCTGTAATTATATGCATGCTTTCTGGAGGCTTGGTAAATAGGGATAATTAATTCCTTGAAACTTCCAAGTACTGTACATGAAGTGTGATAAGCCATGGTGAACCAGAGCTCTACAACATTACAGATGTAGCTAATGACACCCCATTTTCCCAAGAGATAAATAAGCTGAATTGCCTAACCACATGAAGTGGAAAATGAGGAGCAGAGTACTTGTACTGGATATAGTGAGGTGTGGAAAGGTGTTGGAAGGAAAATGAGCAGAGAAAATGATGTCAAATTTCCAGTGGCTCTGCTTCCCAGTTGCAGACACtggagactacagttcccagcggCCATGCTTATATAACTTCCCGAAGTTCAGGAAAAGTGATATGCCAGATGGAAGCAATACATGATTTGGGTTTGTTCAAATATCTACCCATGCTACTCATCATTTTAGCATACATAACAGTCATGGGAAGCAGGGACAATGTTTGGTGACAGTAAGCATCTGAGGCCAAAGATGGATGTttgaagtttattgcatgggggaAAAACGTTCCCTGATGCGTTCTAATGAGCACGAGCACGGGCGCGCATGGAGCATGTTGGGAACCCGATAggtcccagaatgctagtttaccgcacggtggaacACCGCCGCCACCgggcattcccatcgggttcccaatgtgttccagggggCGCCATTCTGGGAATGCTTTTGaaattgttcccagaaatggcgccctctggaacacattgggaacccgatgggaatgcccggcggcaacgGCGGCAttccgccgtgcggtaaactagcgttctgggacccatcgggttcccatcacgctccgtgtgcGCCCGCGCTCATGCTCattagaacgcatcggggaacgttttccccccatgcgataaacttctttgtttctttcGCTTTGCCCCCTCCATAGGCTGAGCTTCTTCTGTCCCTGCAGAAGGTGTACAAGAAGTCCCTGGACTTTCTGGGTATCTGCCACCATGGACAAATTCATTCTCTATTCAGTTAACatatcactaaaaaaaaaaaaagatgaccatagaaagggagggaagatTCTTCTGTCTTGATGGGGCAACATGTAGTGTTGAATCTGAAAATATCTATCCCTTGGAGAAAGTTCATCTGGTTACAATCAACCATCCCTTCATCAGCACAGTATCCCACTCTACACATCTTTGAAGAGATTTTGGAAACGTCATCTGCCAAATGCTGAAGCTAATGCACCAACTAGTAACTATTTATAAAGAACATGTGGCTCTGATTCTGTTCTGTCATTGGTCTGTCAGATGCTTATGTATAAAGCACAGGTTTCAAGCTTTACAGCTCCAAATGGTTTAGGACCTAACTACTTAAAATGCAGCATCCTTCTATACGATTCTATGAATCCTGCCCTCCATTGTCAAATGTATAGCTGGTGGGAAGGTAAGACAATGCCTTTTCAGTTTTGGTGCTTCCTGCCGTGGGAGGCTCatttggctccttccttcctgATGAGGTACTTTCACTGTTGCCTAGAGAAGACTGTCTAGTTTCAGCATGCCTTTCTATGATTAGCTGTTGTCTACTTTGCTTGTCTTAACAATGATGTGTTTGTTGCTGACTCTGTTTTCACACTGCTCAGTTTTGAGAATTTAATTTTTTcacttaatttttatttaaattgctaTGTTTGTTTGTAAACCTTTGACTTTTTACATaagacagagtcatggcagttgaagtggtataaatctgtttcatttctgcagtgtgtaagATTTgcaaaggcagccatgaaggaactagataagatgcATAAGTTTAAAGATGTATCATTATGTCTTTGACATGTCTTTGATAtcattaaatatcaaagtcaTAATCCTTTAGGCCACAcaatttctaatttctatgtagggtttgaaagctggacagtgaagaaagcttcaggaagaaaatcaatatgaaatgtggtgctggaaaagagttatAGATACCAAGACAAATATATGGGTCCAAGAGCATAGCAAACTTGAACTCTCTCTAGACTATCAGAATGACCAGGCTGAGGACATTATACTTTgggccatatcatgagacaaaATGATATGGTACAGTTGAAGGCAATAGGAGGACAAATGGACTCCACCAAGGAAGCCTAGTATTTGCAATAACTTGTTATCAAGTCCTTTTGCATTCTATCTGATCCAATTTTACTGATGTGCATTTTGACTTTTATTGTAAttctggcccagtacagattagaagaaaggggcaggcagaggttgcccctttctcctccagatcgTTGCTGTAGCAACCACACCGTCGTAACAACGATCTGCCtgaaaaaggagctccaaaatggagttccttTCTGCAACACCACCAAGGTGCCATTTGTGCTCTGGGGTGTCGCGGTGACGTGTCTTGTGTGCTGTGCCATTAGGACACACTGCACAAGACACATCACAGATGCGCACACCGTATGGATGGCGCTGCATCAAGATGGTGCTGTCCGTacatattagggtttgggagcgtgcggttgctgtgcgctcctgaaccctaaaattgCTGCCGCCATGCCACAAAACTCCTGTTTGTACCGGACCTCTGTTTCAGACAATGCTGTGTGGCATCTTTGGGaacaaaacaatcaaaacacAAGCCAAACATTGTTCAGATAATAAAAACATAGGATGACCTACCTATGTTTTCATAGCTAATATCAGTGCTAATATCAATGGATATGAATTATTGTTCTGCATTGAAATAGGTGGCATTCCTCAACAGGGATGGCAAAACATCTGCCACATACTCATAGTTAAGAGTGGCTGAGGACCTATCTTTGATCTCTTCTTTATTCACTTCTGTCCCTGAGTCTTCTCCAGAAGAATGGACAGATTGCTCTGGTCAAAGGGATGAATTGATCACTAGCAGAGAGCTTTTGAAATTAGGCTAAGAGTTACACTTTCGGATCACATGTTCTGTATGACCAAGGGTCACATGTTCTATtctttgctgtttgttttctctttatcttACTACGTGCCGTCTTAACAATAAAACACTGTTCTATTGTTTGCATTTTACAATTCTTTATGTATTGTACATAGCCCAGAGAACTTTGATTATCGGACAGTCTGAaagtacaatcaatcaatcagctgTTCATTGTCCTCTACAACATCATACCCCAAACATGCATATGGCCCTAGGCTAGAAAAATGCAAGGAAAGTGAGTAGGATTAGTTCTGCATTGTCAGTTATTCTGAGGTATGATGGGTGGGTTCTGCCATAGAAAATGCATGCATGTTTAATGGTCTCTTGACAGTCAGATTACATCGATAGAACAGGAATGATAGGGATGTAATCTTGAACTAACTGATACACTGACTGCACTGTTTCTGCAGAAATCAACAGTTTTATTTCCATCATGTAGAACAAGAGTTACAGAAGTAGTAAGTATGAAAGGACATTTCCAAACAGCATAATTATTTTGTGAACTATCAGCAGTTTCTAGGAGGAAGCAACATATAAGATGTTTAGTCActgaaagatatttatttataaaatgtatgtACTGCCTTTCTCTAATAAGTTAAGACAATATCACtgtttgtgtaccttcaagtcacctatagACCTATGGCAAACTCAGAAACTTCTTAGGCTCTTCTTGGGCAAAGAAGACTCATCAGACATGgttttttcagttccttcctctaaaaacagcttaatttatataccgcttcatactgaactaacagtgtctaagtggtttacaactgtaagataattgcccccaacaatctgggtactcattttagcaacctcggaaggaatcaagcctgagtcgagcttgagccctttcactgatatatagaactcacaaccttatgggtgtgagtgagtggctgcagtacaggcatttaaccactgagccactaaaacagtggttcccaaactttggtcctccagttgttttggacttcagctcccagaatttctgattgttggccaaactggagaggacttctgggagttgaagtccaaagcacctggagaaccaaagtttgggaaatactgttttaaaatatattcaacagcacctgctattcattggcggcctcccatccatgtactaacaaGAGCTGATCCTCAttggcttccaagaccagacagacCTGATATCTTAATGATATTTGAGACCCAAAATAtcagtaacacacacacaaaaatagtaGTTAGGATTCAAAAACACCATTGTACAcagctacattttaaaactttgtagaGAAGGGCAATGGTGTAAAAGTGGCAGTTAAAAGCTGCTACTAGGCTATGCAAGTTAAGCTATCCATTACAACAGTATATCTCAAGCTATTtcattgggcgggggggggggggggtgttggcagTTTCTTTTCCAATATGCCAGGGATGTTGACggttaaaacagaattatagcATTACACTCTGCAGAATGTGAAAGCCCCTTAGGTCCCTAGGCAGATGCAGAGTAAGCGACACTTCAATTTGCCTGGTCCAGGGCATTTAAGCATATATGGCCATTTGTGGTCCTCACATGGTCCTTGGTAAAGGTCTCTCATTTTCCTGGGGCTTCCTTAGAAGGGATGGTGTCACTAGGGCAATGcagggggtgtggaccacaccaggcgACACCCTAAGGgtgagtgacaccactgctcctcaaacacctgttTTTTTGACAGAAggaggctgtggcattcacctgtgtcccaatAAACTGTTGAatagatggtgtgagtggggtgaggctcagtgggaggagaaaggagataccccatttttttaaaaaaataaatttttaaattttattttttaaattaaaaaaatacatttttctttaaaacatcctATCTTACCAAATTTCCATTTTAACCACAAGAAAACTACATACATGAAAATACATTTAGgcatatgctattgtaatttaaaggtataattttaattttattagtcaTTTCCATCACAACTATTGCCAATACATCCAGGGattatatgggaattacaatttacgagtaactttagtacaaaaaacattactaaggattctatacggtgtggtatgggaggaggtcaatgaggaggtggcaccatgagttactgcactgggtgataccagccctagtgatgccactggctctaCTCCACACATTCTGTGGCTGAGGCTATCAACTTCTCAtcttggtggcagtggcagccacCTATAAAAGTGGCAAAATCAGTCTGAGTGATGGATGGCAAAGGGTGTGCAGTCTTGCATGAGAAGACAATCAGTGAGTATATGTGTCTGTGGAGGGGGTACAAGGAAGAATGTGTGTGAGGACAAAAGATAATGGTTTTCAACTGTAAAAGTGAAGGAGTGCATGTGAGGGGGAACAGGTGCACTTTTGTGGTTTTACCCTCTAAGATGGGCCCTAAAGATCCTCTAGCCATCAGTGTAACACTCCCTgggggggaaaaaaattaaaaccagagcattaaagattaaaaagattgaatcccattttgagagaatgGAAGGATATAAAAagacaagtaaataaataaccgcaaaacttttttgaattgtgtccaggaAAACTCTAAAAGTCAATGGAGATTTGTTACTACAGGTTTGAATCATCGTGTTATGTCAATAACCTGGCTATTGTATTCGCCACCAAATAAAGTATCTGAAGAGAATTGTTTGTCATTACATTATGAAAGCAATGTATTAAATGCAATAATTACATTGACATTGGGAATACTGAGTGTTTTGTCCTTATTAAAATGAACCACTTCAAAGAGAAGTCTTCTACAAACCATATTGTTTGTGTAGGGTGTTGGGTGTAAAGAGACTTAGTGCGTGGAAGGGAGATCTGGATTCATATTCACACTCAAAATAGAATATAGCTcactggggagtttatcagacaagggaaattggaaagataatccaatggcaatcggaACGCAATCacggggtttaacgttattgcgtgatagcctactacatgcaaattcgggcaatgggaagtcagtccgagcacaatcatggggtttcacgttattgcgtgatagacgaCCACACGCAAAtacgggcaatggcatgctattttggggcaatgggaagccagttcgaatgcaattcgcattcatgtaatttcactgaactagcaaattcacgtgaatgcgttctggccccacttccttttcattcaaaattgaaAGAAATtcctcttgtgtgataaagtcctgggaCTGTAAACCTGTCACTAACTCTTAGCCTCACCAGCTCAGAGGCttataaagagaataaaatgaagGTGGGAAGAGGACTGCGTACATTTACCTTGAGCCTTGGAAGAAGCAGggttaaaaaagcaataaaataattatgGAGTATTTATTTCAATGGCCTTATGCATTTCTCGGTGGTTTAAACATGTGTGTGGCAGGTTTTCTCTGAAAAGGCTCCAAACTGGAAAACTATAATTAAAtcctatatttaaaatatttaaaaatattttttgaatattttaaaaatagggttTAATTCAAGTTTTCCAGTTTGGAGCCTTTCAGCATGCAGACCCAATCCTGGCATTGAAGTTGTCTTTTCAGAGAAAGccttttataaataatattaataaaaataaaaaataaataatattcataaatatatttaacatttataaaatatttattaaaattatacatatttaaatgtgtatttttaatgggAGTGAGAATGGTTTGAGTCAGtgggacgatgactctggaggccaaggttcaaatccccgctgggccatggaaacccattgggtgaccttgggcaaatcgcactctctcaccaagccccctctgagcaaatcttgccacaaaaaccccatgataggttttactttaggttgccacaagtcagaaactacttgaaagcacacaacaatacaagCATTATTAAAGTAGAGAACGGTGATGGGAATGAAAGACAGTATTTATCATAGTTGcaatttgcatatacagtactttcaGATACTGGCATAAGAGTaggtagtctctggagcagcagaaaacaagtttgctccctcctcaatatgacatcctttcaaatatttaaacagggctgtcatatcacctcttaatcttcttttctccaggctaaacatccccagctccctaagtcgattctcataggacatggtttccaggcccttcaccattttagtcgctctcccttggacatgctccagtttctcaacatccatgGTCTCTGATATTGTCAGCCAGTGCCAACTTCCCCATTCTTGCCTTGTCCATCTGAGCATCTTCTGAAGGGCTTGTCTGCAGTCTGGATACATACAGTGGCCATGTGTGTCCATGTGGGTAAATGGTGGATCCCTTGCTGGATGGTGAGTCACCATGGGAGGAAATCCCAATGCTTCACTGGGCCTCCTCTAGTTGGTCAAAAACCagcagagaaggaaaacaaagagtgGACAAATAATGAGATGCTGCACACATTCTTAAGCAATTTCAAGTGTAATTAAAGAACTATCAATGGACATTGGAAGGTTTGCTCATCCTATTGGTAGAGAGCAACTCAATGGCCAACTTCAACCCAAAGCCACGCTGGTGGAtgtagagattcccagagagaagactctgctaggcctttggagctcctccagggcagttctatggccagtgtctgtcagatgttgaccacagagttgccctggaggacctagagattcctagagaggtgttctctcaggtaaaaacatggtgtttttgttatttgcggtttttccatatccacggggtcttgtgcccctaactctagcgaatgtggagggacaagtgagTGTACAGTGATTCAGTTTGACTCCATGGCTTTGACGGCCATTTaatggctcagcgctagggaatgctgggaagtgtagttcgtTGTGGCCACCACCAGACATTGAGCTAGCTATCATATAGTCTCTCTATTTCTCCCTCCTTTGGGGAGGGGGCGGAGCTCCGCAACGCGCACGCGCCTCCTAGCTGCAACGTGCGCAGCCTGGCCGTTGAGGTCGCGCGCATGCgcgtcctccttccctccccgccGAACAAACCGCTCCGTGTCGCCTCTCGCGCCTCCTCACCTTGACGCGCATGCGCGACCCCGTGCAAACAAACCGCTCCGAGTCGCCGCTCGCGCCCCACCCTGACGCGCATGCGCCCTGAGTCCTTTCCATCTCGGTCTGTTTGAACAGGAAGGCGGACatatttgtctctctctctctctcttactcttaGAGGAGACGCGTTTGGAAGGAGATGCTGCTGCTTCGTCCCTTCCGCCCGTGAAGAAGCCGAACGCGGGGCCGCGAGAAGCAGGGCCTGGAGGAGCAGAACGAGGAGGCTCCCTGTCTTTCCCGCGGGGCTTTTCCTTCCGCTAGGCCTCTGGACGGAGCGAGGGCAAAGATAGCTGGCGCCGAGGAGGACTGGCTTGGCCGGCTGGGAAAATGCGGCCTCGGATCGGGAGGCCGTGCTGGAGACGAGCGGAGGCTGGCGGCGGGGCTGTAACTGCGGCTGCCTAGACACAGGCTCCCTCTGGacgcaggaggagggagggagagcgggGCCGCCCCGCTTCGGGCGCCGAGGGCCTTTCGCTCGAGGATGCGTGGTGGCGGAGAGATCCGGCGGCAGCAGCCCTcgccctgaggaggaggaggaggaccggcACACAGCCCCCTCCCCGGCCCTCCCTTTGGGGCGCTCCCGTGGATTTAAGGCAGCCCCTGCTTCCCTCACAAGCACCATGTCGGCCGGAGAGAGCTTCGAGTCTCGGTTTGACAAAATCGGGACCATGGTCAAAGACCCCAAGTCCGAAGTCAACTCGGATTGCTTGCTGGTAAGCGAGAGGGTGGCCTCCCCTCGGCAGAAGGGAGGAGGCCTGGCGGTGGCTCCTCTCAGGCGGacggggagggagagagagagagggttggCAGCACCAGCATCTCTGGGCTGCAGCCTCTGACTTGCTCAGCTGCACTTGGATGCAAGGAGTAAGAACAGTAAGGTCGAGAGATCTCTGGAAGACGCTCCTTTGGAGGCCTCAgagcagaggctggatcaggccatctgtcaatggggatgcatggcagaagaaaggggctGGGCTGGGGGCAGCCATTCTCGGATTCAGAGGCACAGCGTCTTTCAATCTGCAGCACTTTATTGCCCAGTTGTTGACGTTGAAGCGCCAGTGTTGTTTTGATAACgaacactcatccctccatatttgtggatttcattcttggctgatttggttaatatgtcccctctaggaatatccaggtcctccggcagaactctatggtcagctttaactaagagctgcactgaaagacccagagattcccagagagaagaCTCTGCTCGGCCTTTggagctcctccagggcagttctgtggccagtgtctgtcggacctTGACCACAGGGttaccctggaggacctagagattcctagagaggcgtcctctctgGTAAAAACctggtggtttttgttgtttgcggtttttccatattcacgggggtcttgtgtccctaaccctagcgaatgtggagggacaggtgtatggttttaaattgccaCGGTTCAATTGAGGGTGGGATTGCGGATATGGGATTGTATGTACGTTTTTGACTCGTAAAgcagaggcaggatataaataaaagttgttattattattatttatttagccttgttaggtccaaaacatacgctatgagttttaactgccctggctataGGAGGAATCCTGGGGATTTTGTAGCTTATTTTGtcactctgacaaagaaggatgACTGTGTCACAGAATTACCGTTCCCAGGATttctctagcattgagtcagggcagttaaagcggtctcaaactagatgatttctgcactgtgttttgggtCTTAGTTTGTAGAATCGGTGTTTTAGGgaggtcttgtggcacctttgagactgactgaaagaaaagttggcagcaggagctttcgtaggcttcagtctactccttcttcagatgcatttggatataataatattaatgtagagagatcttgtagcccctttgagactgactgaaagaaagaagttggcagcaggagctttgctaGACTTCAGCCTACCTTCCTTGCatggctatatgtttgaattctGCTTATTGGTAAGTGGTTTAAACATTTGTCTACTTCTCCCAGGAGTCTTTTTTTAAGCACCTCTGCTGCTATTTGCCTTCCTGCCTAATGGGAGATAGATGATGGTACGGTTTTTCCAGGGTGGTGGTCCATAAGCTGTGCCCTTTAatagattttggacttcatctctcagaatcccagaccaacatggctgagaattctgggagctgaagtccaaaatctcttaaagggcataatttggggaccactgatccaGGGCGATGCTTGAGATGCATTAAGGTCACTCAACTTACATTGTGTCGTGTTTTACATTGcggaaatgatccagtttgagaccgctttaactgccctggctcagtgctaggggattctaggaactggagttttgtgagacatttagcctgctttgttagagagctctggtgccacaataaactacaattcccaggattccctagcacagagccagggcagttaaagaggtctcaaactggatttttactgcaatgtgttttggacttttgtttGCCTTATTTGATGGGCTGAGAATAaagtcatttgagatatggtgctggaggagagtgctgaggatactgtggacagccaaaaagaacaaCTGGTTCCTAGAAAAAACCAACAAGAAACCTCCCTGGAGGAAAA is a genomic window containing:
- the LOC121917305 gene encoding uncharacterized protein LOC121917305; this translates as MVLVREAGAALNPRERPKGRAGEGAVCRSSSSSSGRGLLPPDLSATTHPRAKGPRRPKRGGPALPPSSCVQREPVSRQPQLQPRRQPPLVSSTASRSEAAFSQPAKPVLLGASYLCPRSVQRPSGRKSPAGKTGSLLVLLLQALLLAAPRSASSRAEGTKQQHLLPNASPLRVRERERDKYVRLPVQTDRDGKDSGRMRVRVGRERRLGAVCLHGVAHARQEEAQ